CAGGCATTCAAAGAATTACCTGATTCAATCCTTAACACTACCGATTCAAAATGCCGGGTTTACTCCCCGGAAACGAACCGATTTATCCCTTTTCTTTGGCTCTTTTATGTTTTGTAAAAATTACGTCAACTTAACTTGAATGTCTACACCACTCGGCAATTCCAGTTTAGACAGTGCATCGACTGTCTTTTGAGTAGGAGTATAAATTTCAATGAGACGCTTGTGGGTGCGACGCTGGAACTGCTCACGAGATTTCTTATTGACGTGCGGAGAACGGAGCACGGTAAAGATTTTTTTCTCAGTGGGCAGCGGAATCGGACCCGTAACAACAGCACCGCTGTTGCGCACCGTTTTCACGATTTTTTCAGTAGACTTGTCTACCAGATTGTGATCGTAAGAACGAAGTTTAATCCTGATTTTCTGATTCATGCCTTAGTTAAATAAATTATCAATAATGATATATAATTCCCTCTTGCAAATATTTCACCTTTGGGAAAAGAATCGGGTAGAAGTAATACTCCAACCCGATCAATAACTTTTATACATTAACAATGCCTTTGGCTTTGTCGATTACATCTTTGGCGATACCACTTGGTGCCGCAGCATAATGTGAGAATTCCATTGTGGAGCTCGCACGTCCTGAAGTAAGGGTACGCAGAGAAGTAACATAACCGAACATTTCTGACAATGGAACATCACCTTTAATGGTGATGGCACCACCTGCACCAGATTCCTGTCCTTTGGGTAATCCACGGCGACGGTTAAGGTCACCGATCACTGTTCCTACATACTCTTCCGGGGTAACTACCTCGAGTTTCATAATAGGCTCGAGCAATTCAGGCTTACATTTAGGCGCGGCAGCTTTAAACCCTTCTTTTGCACAAAGTTCAAAAGCGATTGGTTTTGAATCCACGGCGTGCATAGACCCATCGTAAACGCGCACCTTCATGCTATCGATGTTATAACCGGCCAAAATACCGTTTGACATCATAGAGAGGAAACCATCTTTGATAGGCTTCATGTAGTTCTTATCGATGGATCCTCCGACAATACCCCAAACGAACTGGAGTTTTTCTTTGCCGTTTTTGAATTCATCAGTATCCAGGAATTCCTGATCGGCAGGGCCGAGTTCGAATTCCATATCGGCGAACAAACCAGAACCCCCTGATTGTTTTTTCAAACGTTCGCGGTGGGTAACCGTGTTGGTCAGCGATTCTTTGTAACTCACCTGAGGTTCACCCTGGTTACATTCAACCTTAAACTCACGACGGAGACGGTCAACGATAATTTCAAGGTGTAACTCTCCCATTCCGCTGATAACGGTCTGGTTGGTTTCTTCGTTATAATTAACTTTGAAAGTTGGATCTTCTTCAGCCAATTTAGCCAAAGCCATACCCAGTTTATCCAAGTCTTTTTGCGTTTTAGGCTCTATCGCAATTCCGATCACAGGCTCAGGGAAAGTCATACTTTCCAGAACAATCGGCTTATTGATATCGCAAAGCGTATCACCGGTGCGAAGGTCTTTGATCCCCACGGCGGCGGCAATATCTCCGGCTTCCACTCTGTCAATAGCATTCTGCTTATTGGAGTGCATCTGATATAAACGGGAGATACGTTCTTTTTTACCAGAACGGGAATTCAGCACATAAGAACCAGATTCCAAAGTTCCTGAATATACCCGGAAAAAGGCGAGCCGGCCCACAAACGGGTCAGTTGCAATTTTAAAAGCCAGGGCAGCAAAAGGTTCGTTAGCACTAGGTTTACGTAATTCTGCCTTTTCTGTTTCAGGGTTGATCCCTTCCACAGCATCAATATCTACCGGTGAAGGCAGGTAAGCACATACTGCATCAAGTACAGCCTGAACTCCTTTATTTTTGAAAGCGGATCCACACATCATCGGAGTGATGCTCATATCGATCACCGCAGCACGGATAGCAGCGCGGATTTCGTCAGGAGAGATGGATTCGGGATCTTCGAAGAATTTTTCCAGAAGGGTATCATCATAATCAGCAACCGCCTCCAACAATTCAGCACGCTTTTCTGCTACGAGATCGACTAAATCTTCAGGAATCGGCACCACTTCGTAAGTCATTCCCTTATCTTCTTCGTTCCAGATCATTGCCTCGTTGGTAATGAGGTCAACGACTCCAACGAAAGACTCTTCTGATCCGATTGGCACCTGCAATGCGATTGCATTGGCACCGAGTTTTTCTCTAACATCATTAACAACGTTAAAGAAGTCTGCTCCTGAACGGTCCATTTTATTAACGAATCCGATACGTGGAACTTTATATCTGTCAGCCTGTCTCCATACGGTTTCAGACTGAGGCTCTACACCTGATACGGCACAGAAAAGTGACATAACACCATCCAAAACCCGGAGGGAACGTTCTACCTCAACAGTAAAATCTACGTGCCCGGGAGTATCGATGATATTGACTGAATAGGGCTGGTCTTTCCATTTCCAGGATGTCTTGGTTGCAGCAGAAGTAATGGTAATACCTCTTTCCTGCTCCTGCTCCATCCAGTCCATGGTAGCTGCACCATCGTGTACCTCACCAATTTTATGACTCAAACCGGTGTAGAAAAGCACACGCTCAGTCGTAGTGGTTTTACCCGCATCAATGTGCGCCGCGATACCAATATTTCTTGTAAATCTAAGATCGTTTGCCATGAGAACTACTCCTAAAGGATTTTAAAATAATATTTATTAAACTCTAAAGTGCGCAAATGCACGGTTGGATTCGGCCATTTTGTGCATATCCTCTTTACGTTTCACTGCTGCACCTTCTCCTTTGCTTGCTGCCATAATTTCGGCTGCAAGTTTTTCACTTATTCCTTTTCCACTGCGTTTGCGTGAAAAACCAACCAACCATTTCATTCCAATAGAAACCCGGCGCTTGGCACGAATCTCGATAGGAATCTGAAAAGTTGCACCGCCAATTCGACGGCTTCTTACTTCAACCTGAGGCATTACATTGTTCAATGCTTTCTTCCAAACACCATGCTCATCTCCACCGGTTCTTTCCTTTACTATATCCATTGCTGCGTAAAAAGCACGAAAAGTGGTTCCCTTTTTCCCGCTAAACATCATATTGTTTACAAACTGGGTAACCATTGGATCTCCATACCTTGGATCCGGAGCAATAATTCTTTCTTTAGGTTTTCTTTTTCTCATTTTAAAACATTAGAGGTTTCTTAATTGATTGAAACATAACTTACTTAGGACTTAGGACGCTTGGTTCCGTACTTCGAGCGACTTTGTTTACGATCACCAACTCCCGCAGTATCCAATGCACCACGAACGATGGTATAACGTACCCCTGGTAAATCTTTCACACGACCCCCGCGAATCAGCACGATGGAGTGCTCCTGAAGGTTGTGGCCTTCTCCCGGAATATATGCGATCACTTCAAGACCATTTGTCAGACGTACCTTAGCTACTTTACGCAAAGCAGAGTTAGGTTTCTTCGGTGTGGTCGTGTAAACACGAGTACAAACGCCACGACGCTGAGGACAAGACTCAAGTGCACGTGATTTACTTGCTTCTACGATCTTTTTCCTCCCGTTGCGTACCAGCTGATTAATAGTAGGCATACCTGCTTAATTTTTAAATATTTTTATCGGGCATAATGAACCCTTTTTCAAAAGCGAATGCAAAGGTAGAATTTTTCTTTAGAATTACAAAAGCTATTTTATAAAAAATTGAAGATCAGTCTTTTTTTTTTGAAATGAGTTTGGAAAAGGCTACTAATCATGATGTTTTTACTTAGCATAAATTAAAATCATCAAAACAAATATCCTTTATATTGAAAATAGATGAAATTAAATTTTATTTAAAGATATTTTTTTGATCATTGAAAAAATTTAATTCAAATTTTAAAAATGAAAAAAATATTTGAACGTGATTAACCCAGGGAAGGCGTTTCTGTTTATTTTTTAAAATAAAACAAGGAAACAAGAGAACAATGAATGAGCACCTTAGTTCCTTTATCATTGTCACCTTGTTTCCTTGCAGGTCAAGATCTGGGGGATAACTATCGGCTCACGACCAATCGCTTAATAGCCGTGTGAATCCCATCGGTGATCTGTATGAAATACACCCCATCAGCCAAAATTTCCAGGGAAAGGGGGCATACGCCTTGCTTTACGGAATTTTGCATGGAATACAACAATTCCTGGCCCGTGACACTGAGTACCCTGATCTCAAGATCAACTGCTGTTCCCAGACGGTAGGCCACATTGACCTCCTTGCCAGCCGGGTTTGGGAAAAGGCTTATCCTTTGGCTGAAAGCCGGGTCATTCGTTCCCGTCATCACATCTACCGTCACTTCCACTACCACATCCTCTACGCAACCTGAAGCATCCGACACGGTTACAGTATAAGTAGCTGCAAACACCCCTTCAAGAGACGCGGTGGTAGCCCCTGTACTCCATAAATAAGTGTATTCACCGGAACCTCCAGAAACCTCCACTGAAGCCGATCCCGCGCCAGACGGCGGATTGGTATCATCTATTGAAACCGCGGTTCCTGAAAGCGGTGCTAATTCGCCCAGGAGATTGACTTCCACGGATTGACCGGTAATGAGGCAGCCATTGGTCAAATCAAGTCCGGCCAGGGTATTGTCGGTATCTACCGCCCCTCCGAAAACGATTGGGGTAAAATAGAACGTACCCACCGGAATCTGGGTGCCGTCGTTCAACAAGGCCGGAGCATAAATTTCTGATGACAGATTAAAATTGCCCAGGAAAGAAGCATCGTTAAACGGATCTGCTGATCCTGAAATATCTGCCGTCGTTACGATCCACAGGAATGCGGAGACAGGAGACAAAGGAATGACCACATCCTCGACGGAGAAGCTGGTGAGGTCGCCGAAACAGACCTCTGGCTGACCGGCAGATGCGCCCAGGGTAATGTCCGCACAAGTGACGTTGGCCAATTGGGTAAACTGGATACAAAATTCTCCGTCAGAGCCCGCAAACCCATCCACCATCATAAAATATTGCACCCCGGCGATGGTTTCAAAAATCAAACCTGCCGGATAAGGCCCTTCGGCCGGAGTTCCCTCTATGTCTTCGTTGCAGGCCACCGGGATCATATCCCCACAACCGGTACCTGCATAAATGGCGATTTGTGTATCGCCAAAATCGATATAATCACTCAATCCACCACCACAGTCGGTTGTCCTGATATCATACACTTCTCCATCCCCGGTAAAGGTATACCAAAGTGTGTTTTCAAGGCTGGGCGCTGCGCCACCGCCGTCAGGTTCACCAAAACACTCCCACCCTTCGAGGGGGTCGTTGGCATCCGTTGTGGCTCCCGTATTGTTCCAGATAGGGGATGTTTGCGGATTGTTCAACCCCTGCCCCATCAAAGCGGAAAGGTCCACGGCGTCAGAGCAGGCATCAGCCACCTCAAAAGCGGTGGTGATGATCCGAAAATGATAGTCATCCCCCGTATTCAGTGCCCAGGTGGTGCCGTTAAATACATAAGTTCTGCCCCCGGCGGCCGGTGTGGTTTGAGTTACCCACGTTTCCCCTACAGGTACTATAAACCCTACAAAAATATCACCCGTCAAACCCGACAACTGGTCCATATAAGCTGAGAGGTCCACCCGCGTCATGGGGCTGGTCACCTCAAGATTAGCTTCGGGAGTTACCATGAAAGGTGTGATAAGGTCGGCACCCGGCACCCCATTATTGTTGGCCCAGATATGAAATTCGAAATCATCATTGGGTCGGTTGGAATCCGTATAGTTGCGGATGAGAGCATAAACGACATCAGTAGTGCCTACGAGGCTGAAACGGACGGCACAACCTGTTAATAAGCTGGCAGCATCAGGACCAAAGGAATTAACGAAATCCACCTGCTCGTTATCAAAATAAATATGGTTGCCGTCGAGATAACTGAATGTTTCTGTAGTAACGTTATTGGCATTGGGCGAAGCATCAGAGGCTTCCAGATAATAATCCACCTGTACTCCGGCAGCTTGTTCGGGGATGACAAAAGCATAAGTATCCCCTGAAGTGTTTACCCCCGCCACTTCATTGAAAGCACCACCCGCAACCGAATAATACAGGTTGGCGGATGTTATGCCTGAAACATCAATAAGCTCAGCTGTTTTTGTGACATTCCCTAAATTACTCCGATAAAAAGTATTGGGGGTATGTAAAACCAATGGAGGTGAATTATCCTCATTGGAGCTGATGATCTCCACATCGTCGATATACACTCCATCCACTTCATAGCCAGTATCTGAGAAAAAGCGGAAACGTACCCGCACATCACTGCTGCCCACGAATCCTCCCAGGGAATAGCTGTATTGTGTCCACGGAGATAAATTACCCTCGCCAAGGAAAGTGGCAACGTTCACCCAGGTGGTGCCACCATTTCCGCTGGCTTCCACATACATGTAATCAAAATTTCCCCCTTCAATATCGTAAATGGCCCAAAACTGAAGCGTTGCATCAAGGGCGGTCGATAGGTCGACCCCTGTGGCCATGGTAGCCGTAGTATTAAGATTGGAGGCATAATTGCCGCCCGGGCTATCGGTGAGGGAGGTACTAGGAGAATTGGATTGGGTGGTGGTCGTTCCCCAGGTTCCGGTAAGCACCCAATTTGTGGTTCCTGATTCAAAGTCATCAGAAAATTCCACCGTTTGGGCAAAGGCATTAGAAAAAAGGAATAATATTCCCGGCATTAAAAGTAGAAGTTTTTTCATTTCCAGTCGTTTTAGATAAGTAAATAGTTTAAGGAATAATTTTATGCTTTTTGATTGATAACTAGTTAATGTAAGGTTTCAGGTTGTTTCAGGTTGTTTCAGGTTGAGCGCAGTTGAACGGAGTGAAATTCCGTGCATGTAATGCCGGGGCGAAATCCCGTACCGCAGGTCGGGTGGGTCAATTTTCTTCAATCTCCCTCAATCTCATTCAATCTCCTTCAATCTCCCTCAATCTGACACGTTCCGACTCACGATTGATGGTTTCCTCCATTTTTGACTATCGGGGTTATGAAACTGACGTTCTTTTTCAATCAAATCTATTCTACTCCCAAATCTAAAAGTAATATGTTTTCTGAAAAATTCAATCATATTGCTGAGAATTACTAAACAGGAATTCCATTTCGGAAGTACACGTTACTGGTTTAGCGGGTTAAAATACCGGTTGGTGAACTTAGGATTGAAGTTGCCCTCAATCCAGTGAGAAGTTTGTTACCTTTGCAGGAAATTTTATTCCGACATCTAAAAGTCATCCACAACACCCGGTATGCGCTTTTTTCTAACACATTCTTCACCGAAACTTCTTTCCAGGGAAACCATTGCAGCATTCGTGTTTTTTGCTTTATACTTTTTTATAGGGTGGTACATCCTTCCCGATTACGGCCTCTCCTGGGATGAATTTTTACAAAGGCGCTACGGTTTGCATTCCTATGATTTTGTAGTCAAAACGCTGGGGCTGGACTGGCCTATGTATTTCCCGCAATATCAACTGGAAACTTCCGCCGGAAGGCAATACTCCATAATATTCTCGCTCATCGCCGCAGGCTTCGAAAAACTGGCGGGCATCGATGCTGATGATTTTCATGCCCAATACCTGTTGCGGCACCGTATGTTGTTCGTACTTTTCTGGACAGCGACCATTGCTTTCTACCAATTGTTAAGGCTCCGTTTTGAAACAGCCTTACAGAAAGAGAATCCCTCGTTTCCTTTTTTTAAAAACGGGCTGCCCCTGTTGGGTACCCTGCTGTTAATTTTGACGCCGAGGATCTTTGCCCATTCCTTTTTTAATCCTAAGGACATAGTGCTGTTATCCTTTTATATCATCAGTCTTTATACTTTGGTTCGCTATTTAAAAAACCCTACCCTTTTGGCTGGATTGCTGCACGGAGTGGCCTGTGCCTTCGTGGTCAATTCGCGGATAGCCGGAATCATCGTTCCTGTTTTATCGGTGGGCTTTATCGGACTTCAGCTTTTTAAAAATGTACGTACTTCAGGAACAGTTCTTTTGAGGCAGTATGTTAAAAGTTTTCCTGTTTTCTTCATTGTTTTCATGCTGCTGGCTATTGCTTTTTTTCCCTATTTGTGGAACAGTGTCGACCAACGGGCCACAGAAGCCTTCAACTTGATGTCAAACTTCCCCAAGAGCATCCATACGCTGTTTTTCGGCCATTACGTTTCGTCCAATCCCCCACCCTTTTATTATCCTTACGCATGGATGGCCATCACCCTTCCCCTGCTCAACCTTTTCCTGCTCCTCGCAGGCATTTTTTGGTTTATCAAGACCCTGGCCTCCAACCTGATGCGGTGGAAACTATGGACAAATTTTCCGGAATTCATCGACCTCATCGCTTTTGCCTTCCTGTCGGGGCCGCTTTTTGCCGTTTGGCTGTTCCATTCCACCATATACGACGGCTGGCGACATTTTTATTTTATCTATCCCCCTGCCCTGATGCTGGGACTTGTTCCTCTGCATGGCTTATGGAGGTCAAAATTGCAATTCCTGCGCCAGTTGACTATGATGATCGTTTTGGTCTCCTGCCTATACACCGGATACAAAATGGTGAAGCTGCATCCTCATCAACAAGTCTATTTCAATGTCCTCGCGGGCGGTAATCGCATGGAACGTTTTGAAATGGACTATTGGGGCGTCGCCTACAAACAGGCTTTTGAGGAATTGGTACGAAAAGACACCACAGGAGAAATGATCCAGGTATTTTGTGCCAACCAGCCTTGCTTTGATAATTATTTTGCCTTGCCGGAAGAGATCAAGTCACACATCCGTATGCGGTACGGTATGGAAGTGGCGCAGTATTACCTGACGAATTACCGCTTTCGACCGGAGATGGAAAAGTTTTGTAAGGGGGAATTCCCTTTTGATGAAGAGTATTTTTCGATTATGGCGGATGGGGAACGGATTATTGGAGTTTATAAAGTTGAAAGGCTAAAGGTTAAAGACTAAAGGCTAAAGGCTAAAGGCTAAAGACTAAAGACTAAAGGTTAAAGGTTAAAGGTTAATGGGGTTCAAATTGTTCAAGTTGTTCAAGTTGAGCGAAGCGAAATCGTAGGTCGGGAGGGTTCAATGGGAGTGCAGCGAAATCGTACCATAGTTTAAGCTAAAAAAGCTATGGTGGACTTTAAGACTATGTGGTAATATCCCTCGCAAATTGTTTCACCCGCTGTTTGACCTCCTCGGTGACGATGTCTTCCTCTATCCAGGTGTGGACATAACCGAGGTAGTTCATGCCGAGGTATTCGGCGCTAAGTTTGAAAGGCATTTCAAAGGCGGGCACTTCCTCTTCTTCGGAGCCGCAGATGATAAGGGCCATGGATTTGCCACGGAGTTTCCTTCCAGTTGGTTTTTCAATTTTGAGACAATCGGAAAGGCGGTCGAAAAAATTTTTCATGAGGCCGCTCATGGTATACCAGTAAACGGGGGTAGCGAAAATGATCAGATCGTAATGGTCGGCGATGTCCCTGATGATGGGCAGGAAATCATCATCCTGATTGTTGAAATCATAATCAAATGGGAGGATATTCTTTTCCCCTAGATCGAGCAGGTCGGCTTCCGTTTCTTCCCGGAACAAACTGACGATCCGGTGCGTATTGCCGTCACTTCTCGAACTGCCCTGGACAATCAGTTTTTTCATTTGCTCATATCATAAAATATGCCAACGGAGTAGCTGGGTCTGGCGGCAATGATTTCTCCGCGCCAGGCTCCGGCGAAGGCGGCGGACACCCCTACCCTCTTGGTCATATAATAATTGGTTTCCAGTGAGAAACTGATGTATTCCGTATTGTTCGCAAAAATAGTAGTGCTGTTATTGCTGGCTGCTGTGGCTCCATTTTTGAAAGACTCTATGCCGCCGACACGGCCGGTGACCCATAATTTTTGGTTAAAAAAACCTGCCCCAAGTTCGACCCCGAATCTGAACTCTTCCGAATATTCTTTTGTCCGGTTGTTAAAGCCCACGTAGGCGCTGGTATATCCCGCCACCTTTTTACCGAAATTCAAACTTGTTCCGGCATCGATCTGTACCATCTGGTTGAATTCCCCGTCACCTGTCTGCAAATTTTCAAAGGTCCCGCCTCCCGTTATGCCGGTGGGTATTCCGAAAAATACGGAGGCGGCGATCAGGAATCTGGCGCCCGGTTTGGTCAAACCGTATTTCAACCCAACATCAATGTCTCCCAAACCGTTGATGGCTTCTCCCTTTACCAATACTTCCCCGGTGGTTCGGGAGATCAGGTTGTTCATATAATTCCTGCTAAAGAGGGGCGCATTTACAATACCGGTCAGCCGGTCAGTGAGGCCATATTCGGCATAAACGGCGGTATTGAATATGCCTGTAGTAAGATTGGGGTCGATCAATCCTTCGTCGGTATAATGCTGATCAAAAACGACCCACCATTCTGATAATTTAAAATATCCTTGCCCTTTTTTTTGAGGCCAGGGTCCGCCCGCCGTTAAAGTACCCAGGAAAATAAAAAGCATTATCCCGGTAGTGATCGTTTTGTTCATCTGTTTAAAAATTTATTAATTTTTTGAATGCTTAGGAACAGTTCAAAAATAAATTGACAATTTTAATCATGTAAATCACTAAAAATCAACACTTTTACATTTTTAATTTATCATTCTAAATTTTACATTTCCCTTATAATATCTCCCCATCCCCAACCTTCACATTAAAAGGCTTACAAAAATAAAGTACGTAACTGTAATCATTGATGCCAACATTGGGAATCATGTAGGAATGTGCCCCTGAAAAGACTTCCACTTTGGCAATTTCCAAGGCATTGGCCGTGGTGGTATTGTTGTTGGACAAATACACGTATAACCCGGGCAAAGCAGTTGAGGCATTATAATTATTTGCGAACTCCAAAATCAAATTATCCCCATCCGCTTTGAGGGTGAAATCACCTGTCAGGGCATAGGAGCTTGTTGAAGCGACGGTTCCGCTTTTCTCTCCCGGCTGGACAACCGTTGAACTGCCGGCCTGCACTTCTATTTCATCCCGCAGCACTTTGCTTCCATCATTGTATTCAACGGCAATTATGGACGTTCCCACCTGGAGGGCCTCACTCAAACCGGTATTCATATCGATTGAAATAATATCAGGGTGCGAACTGCTCCATACCACCGGAACCGATTCTTCTTTCCCCACATTATTCAAATACATGGCCTTAAACTGGAAAGTGTCGCCAACGGCAATAGTGTCCGCAATGGTGGTAATCCGAAGAACAGGATCCACTTCATCGTCAACATAATCATCCTTAATACAGCCGGAAAAAAGGGCGGTAAGCATAATTGAAAACAAAAGGAATTGCTTCATGGCTTTATGTTTTATAATTTTACGAGCTATTATTTATGGAAAGATAACTTATGAACCATTCCCCGGGGAAAAGGGTTTATGGAATTTCCATCAATTGTCCTTCAAGGGACAATCTCCATACCATTCCATTAACAGACCAGTATCGTTTTTAACAATCCTCCCAGGATTTTGTCATTGCTTTTGAACCTAAAAATGTTTACTTTTAGAAATATTAAAAATCATTAATCCAACCATTTATGAAATCATCAATTGGCGTTTGGATCGACAAATCACAGGCAAGAATCATTTCACCTACCGCCCTCCTAGAAACCATTTCTTCCGATATCGAAATCAGGCCCAGATATGAAGGAGAAGGAAAAGAGTACGGTCGCTTTGGCAATCAGTACATGACATTGGAAAAAACGAAACAACATCGCCTGGAACAGCAGGAGATGAATTATCTAAAAACAGTGATCAATACCATCAAGGACTCAGAAAGGATTTTGATCTTTGGCCCTGCCCAGGTAAAAAATAAGCTGGAACATCTGCTTGAAGAAGATTATGCGACCAAAGGAAAGGTTATTGACGTGGTTGCGGCCGAAAAGATGACCGACAAACAATTGGTGGCCTTCGTTCGGGAATACTACGGAGAACTGGATAAATGAACCGAATCAATTGATTCCCAGGTTATTTATTTTCCATTTTGGTGAGTATGTCATTCATCATTTCTATTTGTACTTTCTGCATTTCCATTAATTCTTGCTGTTGATGAAGAATTAAATGATCCATTTTTTCATGCAAGGTTCTGATTTCCAATTCAGATTTCAGATTTATGGTATAATCTTTTATGGCCCTATCCCTGTCTTTTCCTTCCTGTCGGTTTTGGCTCATCATGATTACCGGGGCCTGCATGGAGGCAATACACGACAAAATCAAATTTAAAAGAATAAAAGGGTAAGGGTCAAAACCTTTATTCATCAGCAAGAAAATATTCATGGCTATCCAGATAAAAATGAAAACACTAAAAGAAATAATGAACGTCCAACTGCCTCCAAAAACAGCTACCTTATCGGCAAGCCTTTGGCCGAAAGTGGCTTTTTCTGCCTGGTTTTCGCTAATATTATCAGAAAGAATAGAATTTTGGGCAATGGAATTTAACACCTGTTTTTCCAATTCAGAAAGATCCTCTTTTTGCTGAGAAACATAATTGTACACATATTTTTCTCTATAATTGTTCAGTTCCGCGATAGAAATGTAATCATCAAGCGTAAAATCAGGAAAGTCCTTTTGGATCAGGTCAAAAATGGAATGCCGGATCAATTTGGCCGAGACTTTTTTATTTGAGGGGAGTTCACTTTTTGAGATGGCGCTATAATACTTTTTCATGGAGTTCTTTTTAAAGGCTTTATTTTAGGGTCGGTTATTTCTTTTCTCGAGCCAGTTGTCTATCCGAAGCAGGAAGGCATTGACGACAATGATCAACCCGGCACTGATGAGGGATTCTCTTAGAAAACCCGCTCCGGCCAAAGAGCCCACGGCCGAACTGCACCAGATAGTGGCTGCAGTCGTCAGTCCCTGAACATCCCGGCCCTGGTGCAAAATCACCCCTGCCCCAAGGAAGCCGATTCCAACCACAACTTGTCCGATCACCCTGGTAGGATCACCGCCTTCCGAAGCCATTTGAACCGAGATCAGGACATACATAGCTGCCCCGATCGTAACCAGTGTATTGGTACGTAACCCTGCGCTTTTATGATGCCACTGCCGTTCCAGGCCGATGGCTACTCCCCCTGCCAGCGCCACCAGGAGGCGGAGTGCGAATAATTTTAATTCCATAATTTCTTATTTGTCATGATCATCAATATGCATGAGGTGTAAAAAACGATGTGCGATGGGGGCAAAAAGCACGGCTACCGTGGACAGAAAAGCCACACCGGAAAACAAGGCGTAAGTTCCTGAAAATATTTTGGCGGCATTGTCGGGCATTTCATTGGCAGGCCC
This sequence is a window from Lewinellaceae bacterium. Protein-coding genes within it:
- the rpsJ gene encoding 30S ribosomal protein S10, producing the protein MNQKIRIKLRSYDHNLVDKSTEKIVKTVRNSGAVVTGPIPLPTEKKIFTVLRSPHVNKKSREQFQRRTHKRLIEIYTPTQKTVDALSKLELPSGVDIQVKLT
- the fusA gene encoding elongation factor G: MANDLRFTRNIGIAAHIDAGKTTTTERVLFYTGLSHKIGEVHDGAATMDWMEQEQERGITITSAATKTSWKWKDQPYSVNIIDTPGHVDFTVEVERSLRVLDGVMSLFCAVSGVEPQSETVWRQADRYKVPRIGFVNKMDRSGADFFNVVNDVREKLGANAIALQVPIGSEESFVGVVDLITNEAMIWNEEDKGMTYEVVPIPEDLVDLVAEKRAELLEAVADYDDTLLEKFFEDPESISPDEIRAAIRAAVIDMSITPMMCGSAFKNKGVQAVLDAVCAYLPSPVDIDAVEGINPETEKAELRKPSANEPFAALAFKIATDPFVGRLAFFRVYSGTLESGSYVLNSRSGKKERISRLYQMHSNKQNAIDRVEAGDIAAAVGIKDLRTGDTLCDINKPIVLESMTFPEPVIGIAIEPKTQKDLDKLGMALAKLAEEDPTFKVNYNEETNQTVISGMGELHLEIIVDRLRREFKVECNQGEPQVSYKESLTNTVTHRERLKKQSGGSGLFADMEFELGPADQEFLDTDEFKNGKEKLQFVWGIVGGSIDKNYMKPIKDGFLSMMSNGILAGYNIDSMKVRVYDGSMHAVDSKPIAFELCAKEGFKAAAPKCKPELLEPIMKLEVVTPEEYVGTVIGDLNRRRGLPKGQESGAGGAITIKGDVPLSEMFGYVTSLRTLTSGRASSTMEFSHYAAAPSGIAKDVIDKAKGIVNV
- the rpsG gene encoding 30S ribosomal protein S7, producing MRKRKPKERIIAPDPRYGDPMVTQFVNNMMFSGKKGTTFRAFYAAMDIVKERTGGDEHGVWKKALNNVMPQVEVRSRRIGGATFQIPIEIRAKRRVSIGMKWLVGFSRKRSGKGISEKLAAEIMAASKGEGAAVKRKEDMHKMAESNRAFAHFRV
- a CDS encoding 30S ribosomal protein S12, coding for MPTINQLVRNGRKKIVEASKSRALESCPQRRGVCTRVYTTTPKKPNSALRKVAKVRLTNGLEVIAYIPGEGHNLQEHSIVLIRGGRVKDLPGVRYTIVRGALDTAGVGDRKQSRSKYGTKRPKS
- a CDS encoding immune inhibitor A, which encodes MKKLLLLMPGILFLFSNAFAQTVEFSDDFESGTTNWVLTGTWGTTTTQSNSPSTSLTDSPGGNYASNLNTTATMATGVDLSTALDATLQFWAIYDIEGGNFDYMYVEASGNGGTTWVNVATFLGEGNLSPWTQYSYSLGGFVGSSDVRVRFRFFSDTGYEVDGVYIDDVEIISSNEDNSPPLVLHTPNTFYRSNLGNVTKTAELIDVSGITSANLYYSVAGGAFNEVAGVNTSGDTYAFVIPEQAAGVQVDYYLEASDASPNANNVTTETFSYLDGNHIYFDNEQVDFVNSFGPDAASLLTGCAVRFSLVGTTDVVYALIRNYTDSNRPNDDFEFHIWANNNGVPGADLITPFMVTPEANLEVTSPMTRVDLSAYMDQLSGLTGDIFVGFIVPVGETWVTQTTPAAGGRTYVFNGTTWALNTGDDYHFRIITTAFEVADACSDAVDLSALMGQGLNNPQTSPIWNNTGATTDANDPLEGWECFGEPDGGGAAPSLENTLWYTFTGDGEVYDIRTTDCGGGLSDYIDFGDTQIAIYAGTGCGDMIPVACNEDIEGTPAEGPYPAGLIFETIAGVQYFMMVDGFAGSDGEFCIQFTQLANVTCADITLGASAGQPEVCFGDLTSFSVEDVVIPLSPVSAFLWIVTTADISGSADPFNDASFLGNFNLSSEIYAPALLNDGTQIPVGTFYFTPIVFGGAVDTDNTLAGLDLTNGCLITGQSVEVNLLGELAPLSGTAVSIDDTNPPSGAGSASVEVSGGSGEYTYLWSTGATTASLEGVFAATYTVTVSDASGCVEDVVVEVTVDVMTGTNDPAFSQRISLFPNPAGKEVNVAYRLGTAVDLEIRVLSVTGQELLYSMQNSVKQGVCPLSLEILADGVYFIQITDGIHTAIKRLVVSR
- a CDS encoding flavodoxin family protein encodes the protein MKKLIVQGSSRSDGNTHRIVSLFREETEADLLDLGEKNILPFDYDFNNQDDDFLPIIRDIADHYDLIIFATPVYWYTMSGLMKNFFDRLSDCLKIEKPTGRKLRGKSMALIICGSEEEEVPAFEMPFKLSAEYLGMNYLGYVHTWIEEDIVTEEVKQRVKQFARDITT
- a CDS encoding DUF1003 domain-containing protein, which encodes MKKYYSAISKSELPSNKKVSAKLIRHSIFDLIQKDFPDFTLDDYISIAELNNYREKYVYNYVSQQKEDLSELEKQVLNSIAQNSILSDNISENQAEKATFGQRLADKVAVFGGSWTFIISFSVFIFIWIAMNIFLLMNKGFDPYPFILLNLILSCIASMQAPVIMMSQNRQEGKDRDRAIKDYTINLKSELEIRTLHEKMDHLILHQQQELMEMQKVQIEMMNDILTKMENK